Proteins from a genomic interval of Musa acuminata AAA Group cultivar baxijiao chromosome BXJ1-9, Cavendish_Baxijiao_AAA, whole genome shotgun sequence:
- the LOC103996996 gene encoding protein ROLLING AND ERECT LEAF 2, protein MGAANSKNEEDKALVLCKERKRFVRRALDERCSLAAAHVSYVQSLRNTGIALRKFVEPEAPAESSLYTSTSATPEAFAFIHKPVSHFSNSSPSLSQHVETAESFSPVPSPLSSGGLHVNHMKARKTSYMTVKEKLPISATATQRTSSTAPKHLVSGLDETSSSESPSTPPQAQPWDYFGLSHPIDKKLSFQNNRGLNHGFDNADEISHLGEEEGIPELEDEGDRRASTNEKSDLDSEDDFDEPSNETLVRMFKNPNLISEHQLQSEYPTRQFMKDIISEAKHQNGDNMKLINGTFETYETPEMTPTTVEPDEVAVPINAKAKESDPQIKHDSRDFLSCMKEIEELFMKASESGREVPRMLEANKVQFRPLFPEEKAHRSKASAFFTNCLACCKEGTSYPHVYVTNEMKYLTWHRSMSSLSSSSRNFLGPTVKDDTEDLSSSLFGNMYMNSGSHASTLDRLYAWERKLYDEVKASGIIRREYDMKCRLLQHKESIGESRISVDKTRTVVKDLHSRIRVAIQRIDSISKKIEEIRDKELQPQLEELIGGLTRMWRTMLNYHNHQYSIILLASNSGSTKVSVRSQWQHQATFLELELNSLGSNFTEWVSAHKSYLEAINGWLLKCIVLSLKWNKSSRKKPQPFSPKRAIAPPIYVTCRDWLNVLDQLPTKEVVSSIKDLVNVTTHFFPCQEKGRATSKSSFSLQRKAEQKKLGEHIQKNDSSVDCSLNYDHLQSALTIFLDRLRNFAESSVSKYEALQKSIEEAQAAYERSELRT, encoded by the exons ATGGGGGCTGCAAACTCAAAGAATGAAGAAGACAAAGCGCTTGTTCTTTGTAAAGAAAGGAAGCGGTTTGTTAGACGAGCTCTTGATGAAAGGTGCTCGCTTGCAGCTGCTCATGTTTCTTATGTTCAGTCTCTCAGAAATACTGGAATTGCACTTCGAAAATTTGTAGAGCCCGAAGCCCCTGCCGAGTCTTCCTTGTATACGTCAACATCTGCAACACCTGAGGCTTTTGCTTTTATTCATAAGCCTGTTTCCCACTTCTCGAACTCATCTCCATCTCTTTCACAGCATGTAGAGACAGCTGAATCATTTTCTCCAGTACCTTCTCCCCTCTCTTCTGGAGGCCTTCATGTAAATCATATGAAAGCCAGGAAAACTTCTTACATGACAGTTAAGGAGAAACTTCCAATTTCAGCAACAGCTACTCAACGAACCTCATCCACCGCTCCGAAGCACCTAGTGTCGGGATTAGATGAAACTTCATCCTCTGAATCTCCCTCGACGCCCCCGCAGGCACAACCATGGGATTATTTCGGTCTTTCTCATCCTATCGACAAAAAACTTTCCTTTCAGAACAACAGAGGATTGAACCACGGTTTTGATAATGCTGATGAAATTAGTCATCTCGGGGAAGAGGAGGGAATACCAGAATTGGAAGATGAAGGAGACAGAAGAGCCTCCACGAATGAAAAGAGTGACTTGGACTCAGAAGATGATTTTGATGAACCATCAAATGAAACCTTGGTACGAATGTTTAAAAATCCAAATCTCATTTCAGAACATCAATTACAAAGTGAGTATCCAACCAGACAATTTATGAAAGATATCATTTCTGAAGCTAAGCATCAGAATGGGGATAATATGAAGCTCATAAATGGTACCTTTGAGACCTACGAAACTCCTGAAATGACACCAACAACAGTGGAACCTGATGAAGTTGCAGTTCCTATAAATGCAAAGGCCAAAGAATCTGATCCACAAATTAAACATGACTCGAGAGATTTTTTGTCCTGCATGAAAGAAATTGAAGAGCTATTTATGAAAGCTTCTGAATCTGGAAGAGAGGTTCCGAGGATGCTGGAGGCAAACAAAGTGCAATTCCGACCTTTATTTCCTGAAGAAAAAG CTCACAGATCAAAGGCATCTGCTTTCTTCACAAACTGTCTTGCTTGTTGTAAAGAAGGAACATCTTATCCTCATG TATATGTTACAAATGAGATGAAGTACTTAACGTGGCATAGGTCAATGTCATCGCTCTCATCATCATCCAGGAATTTTCTTGGCCCAACAGTAAAAGATGATACAGAGGACCTGAGCAGTAGTCTCTTTGGTAACATGTACATGAATTCAGGTAGCCATGCCTCAACATTGGATAGGCTATATGCATGGGAGAGAAAGCTTTATGATGAAGTTAAG GCAAGTGGTATTATACGGAGGGAGTATGACATGAAGTGTAGGCTTCTACAGCATAAAGAGTCCATAGGTGAAAGCCGAATAAGTGTTGATAAAACCCGTACTGTTGTTAAGGACCTTCATTCTAGAATTCGTGTTGCAATCCAGAGAATTGATTCAATATCAAAGAAAATAGAGGAGATAAGGGACAAGGAACTCCAACCACAGCTGGAGGAGTTAATAGGAGG CCTAACTAGAATGTGGAGAACGATGCTTAACTATCACAACCATCAATACAGCATTATCTTGTTGGCTAGCAACAGTGGAAGCACTAAAGTTTCAGTTCGATCTCAATGGCAGCATCAGGCCACATTTCTCGAGTTAGAGTTGAATTCTCTGGGTTCAAATTTCACAGAATGGGTGTCAGCACACAAATCCTACCTTGAAGCCATCAATGGGTGGCTTCTTAAGTGCATTGTCTTGTCACTAAAGTGGAACAAGTCATCGAGGAAGAAGCCCCAACCGTTCTCCCCAAAGAGAGCCATAGCTCCCCCCATCTATGTTACTTGCCGAGATTGGTTGAATGTACTAGACCAATTGCCAACGAAGGAAGTGGTTTCTTCCATAAAAGATCTGGTAAATGTGACAACCCATTTCTTTCCTTGCCAAGAGAAGGGTCGTGCAACTTCAAAGTCGTCGTTCTCATTACAGCGGAAGGCAGAACAGAAAAAACTAGGAGAACATATTCAGAAAAATGATTCGTCTGTCGACTGCAGTCTGAACTATGACCACCTGCAATCGGCTCTCACGATCTTCCTTGATAGGCTAAGGAATTTTGCGGAGTCATCAGTTTCAAAGTATGAAGCTCTCCAAAAATCCATCGAAGAGGCTCAAGCCGCTTATGAGAGAAGTGAGTTGAGGACATGA
- the LOC103996997 gene encoding probable steroid-binding protein 3, which produces MAFYSTVVAAIDAYTGLSPAAFFTILALMFGVYRLVSSLFVYPDDAAAEKTSPPPAPPAMQPFVPPEPVQMGDITLEELKAYDGSDPNKPLLMAIKGQVYDVSMGRLFYGPGGPYAFFAGKETSRALALMSFDPSDINGNLEDLSEAELEVLHDWEEKFKEKYVKVGQIVPESSKVGDDNESSDQIKENQDE; this is translated from the exons ATGGCGTTCTACTCGACGGTCGTGGCGGCGATCGACGCCTACACGGGCCTCTCCCCCGCAGCCTTCTTCACCATCCTCGCCCTCATGTTCGGCGTCTACCGCCTCGTCTCCAGCCTCTTCGTCTACCCCGACGACGCTGCCGCCGAGAAGACCTCGCCGCCCCCGGCCCCGCCGGCGATGCAGCCGTTTGTTCCGCCCGAGCCGGTCCAGATGGGGGACATCACTTTGGAGGAGCTGAAGGCGTACGACGGATCCGATCCCAATAAGCCCCTCTTGATGGCGATCAAGGGTCAAGTCTACGACGTCTCCATGGGGAG GTTATTTTATGGACCCGGCGGGCCTTATGCCTTCTTTGCAGGAAAAGAAACAAGTCGGGCCTTGGCTCTTATGTCCTTTGACCCCAGTGATATCAACGGTAACCTGGAAGATCTGAGTGAAGCCGAGCTTGAAGTCCTACATGACTGGGAAGAGAAATTCAAGGAGAAATATGTCAAGGTCGGGCAAATTGTCCCTGAAAGTTCGAAAGTTGGAGACGATAATGAAAGCAGCGATCAAATCAAAGAGAACCAGGACGAGTAG